In Listeria monocytogenes, the following proteins share a genomic window:
- the rplT gene encoding 50S ribosomal protein L20 has product MPRVKGGTVTRKRRKKIVKLAKGYYGSKHLLFKVANQAVMKSYQYAYRDRRQKKRDFRRLWIARINAAARMQDLSYSKLMHGLKLAGIDINRKMLADLAVNDIASFNTLADSAKKALAK; this is encoded by the coding sequence ATGCCACGCGTAAAAGGCGGAACAGTAACACGCAAACGTCGTAAAAAGATAGTTAAATTAGCCAAAGGGTATTATGGCTCTAAACATTTATTATTCAAAGTAGCTAACCAAGCGGTAATGAAATCTTACCAATATGCTTATAGAGATCGTCGTCAAAAGAAACGTGATTTCCGTAGATTATGGATCGCACGTATCAATGCGGCAGCTCGTATGCAAGATCTTTCTTACAGCAAATTAATGCACGGCTTAAAATTAGCTGGTATTGATATTAACCGTAAAATGCTTGCAGACTTAGCAGTTAATGATATCGCATCATTTAACACACTTGCTGATTCAGCAAAAAAAGCATTAGC
- a CDS encoding Ltp family lipoprotein, with product MEKGKQKKPLYKKWWFWLIVVIAVGAIGSALGGNDTAADDTKNTEKVETKKVDKADDEAKKKEEKAAEEKKAEEKKKEESVPSEYKSALKKAEQYSSMMKMSKAGIYDQLTSEAGEKFSAEAGKYAIDNLKADYNANALAKAEDYQKTMAMAPEAIRDQLTSSAGEKFTAEEADYAIQNLSK from the coding sequence ATGGAAAAAGGGAAACAAAAGAAACCACTTTATAAAAAATGGTGGTTCTGGTTAATCGTCGTAATCGCCGTGGGAGCAATTGGTTCCGCTTTAGGTGGTAACGATACTGCAGCAGATGATACGAAGAACACTGAAAAAGTGGAAACTAAAAAAGTAGACAAAGCTGATGATGAGGCAAAGAAAAAAGAAGAGAAAGCTGCTGAAGAGAAAAAAGCAGAAGAAAAGAAAAAAGAAGAAAGCGTTCCATCTGAATATAAATCAGCTCTAAAAAAAGCGGAACAATATTCTTCTATGATGAAGATGTCGAAAGCTGGTATTTATGATCAATTAACATCCGAAGCTGGTGAAAAATTCTCCGCTGAAGCAGGAAAATATGCAATTGATAATTTAAAAGCAGATTATAATGCCAATGCCTTAGCAAAAGCAGAAGATTATCAAAAAACGATGGCAATGGCTCCAGAAGCTATCCGTGATCAATTAACATCTTCTGCCGGTGAAAAATTCACTGCTGAAGAAGCAGATTATGCGATTCAAAACTTAAGTAAATAA
- the rpmI gene encoding 50S ribosomal protein L35, whose translation MPKMKTHRGSAKRFKRTGSGKLKRRHGFTSHMFANKSQKQKRKLRKSAMVSAGDFKRIRQMVAKMK comes from the coding sequence ATGCCAAAAATGAAAACCCACCGCGGTTCCGCTAAACGTTTCAAGAGAACAGGATCTGGAAAATTAAAACGCAGACACGGCTTCACTAGCCATATGTTCGCTAACAAATCCCAAAAACAAAAACGTAAATTGCGTAAATCAGCAATGGTATCAGCTGGCGACTTCAAACGTATTCGTCAAATGGTCGCTAAAATGAAATAA
- the infC gene encoding translation initiation factor IF-3, which produces MSKDMLVNDGIRAREVRLIDQDGEQLGVKSKIDALQIAEKANLDLVLVAPTAKPPVARIMDYGKFRFEQQKKDKEARKNQKVIVMKEVRLSPTIDEHDFDTKLRNARKFLEKGDKVKCSIRFKGRAITHKEIGQKVLDRFAKACEDLCTIEQRPKMDGRSMFLVLAPLHEK; this is translated from the coding sequence ATTAGCAAAGACATGTTGGTAAACGATGGGATTCGTGCACGTGAAGTAAGATTGATCGACCAAGACGGTGAACAATTAGGCGTGAAGAGTAAAATCGATGCGCTTCAAATTGCTGAAAAGGCTAATCTTGATCTAGTGCTTGTTGCTCCAACAGCGAAACCGCCAGTAGCTCGTATCATGGACTACGGTAAATTCCGTTTTGAACAACAGAAGAAAGATAAAGAAGCCCGTAAGAACCAAAAAGTCATCGTGATGAAAGAAGTTCGTTTAAGTCCAACGATTGACGAACATGACTTCGATACGAAGCTACGTAATGCACGTAAATTCCTTGAAAAAGGCGATAAAGTAAAATGCTCTATCCGTTTTAAAGGTCGTGCCATTACACACAAAGAAATCGGTCAGAAGGTGCTTGACCGTTTTGCAAAAGCGTGCGAAGACCTTTGTACAATTGAGCAAAGACCAAAAATGGACGGACGTTCGATGTTCTTAGTCCTAGCACCACTTCATGAAAAGTAA